In Flavobacteriales bacterium, the genomic window CGTTCAACGCTTCTGGACAAGAATTGAAGTTCAGAAAACTCACCAAAGACCTTTGGGAAGTAAATTGTTCAGGGCAAACTTCCATTCGGGTTGAATACAACTATTTTGCCAGTGAACTGAATGCGGGTAGCACGTATGTGGATCAGAAGCAGTTGTACGTAAATCCAGTTAATTGCTGCATGTATGTGCCAGAATGGATCGGTCTTCCTGCCACCTTGCAATTGGAAATTCCCGAAAATTGGACGGTTGCCTCTGGCATGACAGCTATCGGGAAGAACCATTACCAGCTGAAGGATTTTCATGAGTTGGCTGATAGCCCGTTCATTGCTTCGGCAGGCTTGCAGCACAATACCTATCAGGCAGGCGAAACACTTTTTCATATCTGGTTTCAAGGTGAGTTTAAGACCGAGTGGGAACGCATTCTAGATGATTTTAAGAAGTTCACTTCGGTACAGGTAGAAGCCATGGGCGATTTTCCTGTCAAAGAGTATCACTTTCTTTTCCAGATCAGAACTTATAAGACCTATCATGGCGTGGAGCATTCCAATTCAACGGTGGTTGCATTGGGACCGAGTTATGATATCCTGAAACCCGTTCTGTATGACGAGTTCTTGGGAATCAGTTCGCATGAGCTGTTCCACACCTGGAATGTGAAAGCACTGCGGCCTATAGAAATGTTGCCTTACGATTACACCAAAGAGAACTATACCCGTCTTGGTTATGTGGCCGAGGGTGTGACCACTTACGCTGGTGATCTGTTTCTTTATCAGTCGGGTTGCTTCAGCGATTTTGACTTCTTCAAGAACATTCATACGCTCTTTCAACGCCATTTTCATAACTACGGGCGTTTCAATCTTTCTGTGGCCGATAGCGGTTTCGATACTTGGTTGGATGGTTACCAAAAAGGAATTCCAGACAGAAAAACCTCCATCTATAACGAAGGAGCCTTGCTTGCTTTGATGTTGGATATCTCCTTGCTACGCGATACCAACAATCAGAAATGCCTAATGACGGCCATGCGCCTGTTGTACGAGCGTTTCGGAAAGACCGGAATTGGGTATACCGAAAAGGATTACCAGAATGCCATCGAAGAAGTAGGAGGCCGTTCTTACGAGGATTTTTTCAAGAATTACTACTACGGCACTTGCGATTTGGAAGCTGACCTGAACGAATTACTGCATTATGTAGGATTGGAGATCCGCGAAACCCGTTCGCGACTTTATTTCGAAAATCGCTTCGGTTTCAAGGTCGAATACATCCGCGAGCGAAGCGCACGTATCACCGAAATTGCGCCTAATTCCATTGCAGACAGGGCAGGATTGAAACTCGGAGATGAGATCGTTTCCATGAACGGCATCCGCATTCTCGGAAACCTCAAAGAGTGGTGCAAATATTTCCAAGAAGAAACGGTAACGCTTACGGTGAATGCTGATGATGACACGCACAAAATTCAGCTGACACCAACTGACGAACGTTATTACCGCACACGCTGGCCGCATAAAGTGCATGATGCAAGCGATGCGCAGAAAGCAAACTTCAGCGCTTGGACAAAGCGGAGTTTTTAGCCTTTAAACGCCACCACGCTTATTTCCACATTCACACCTTTCGGTAGTCCGGCAACGGCCACTGTTTCGCGAGCTGGCAGGAAACTTCCTTCAGGGAAATAAGAACCGTAGATCGCATTGACCGAAGCAAACAGGTCCATGCTTGAAAGGAAAATGGAAGTTTTAACCACGTGGCCAAAATCCATTCCAGCTTCCGAAAGAATGGCTTTCAGGTTTTGCATCACACGTGTGGTTTCCACATCAATGTTCGCCATATCCAAATCGCCCGTTTCGGGTATGAGCGCCACTTGACCAGCGGTGTATAGAAATCCGTTGACAAGAATGGCCTGACTGTAGGGGCCAATGGCGGCTGGTGCCTTTTCTGTATGTATGATTTTTTTCATGAATATTGAATTGAAGCACTAAACTCGAAATAAAAAAGCACGAAAGAGCTAAAGCACGAAATCCGAAATAAAAAAGCACGAAAGAGCTAAAGCACGAAATCCGAAATAAAAAGCACGAAAGAGCTAAAGCACGAAATCCGAAATAAAAAAGCACGAAAGAGCTAAAGCACGAAAGAACTAAAGCACGAAATCCGAAATAAAAAAGCACGAAACCGTTTCGAATTTCAGGATTTAGCTCCGCTGAACTTACGTTTCGCATTTCGAATTTCTTCTTTTAGAATTTCGGATTTTAGCCGACCGGTATTCGCATATTACCTAATTACCCGAATTGAAACTCCTCCTCCTCGATAATTACGATTCATTCACTTTCAATCTGCTGCATTATGTAGAGCAATTCTGCGATGATGTGACCGTGAAACGAAATAATGAGCTCACATTAGATGAAGTAGAAGCCTTTGATGCCATCATCCTGTCTCCCGGGCCAGGATTACCGAAAGATGCGGGAATTATGCCTGAACTCATTAAGCGTTATGCATCCTCAAAGAAGATTTTAGGAGTCTGTTTGGGTCATCAGGCTATTGGCGAAGCATTTGGAGCGAGCCTCAAGAATCTGAATCAGGTGCATCATGGAATTTCCATCCCCACCAATATCATCGCGAAAGAAGATTCGCTTTTTACAGCTATTCCTACAAAAATTGAAACAGGCCGCTACCATTCGTGGGTAATTGACCAAAGCACCATTCCGTCAGAACTTACCGTAACAGCCACGGATGATAACGGAGAAGTAATGGCCATTCGTCACAAACTGTTTAATGTCTGTGGTGTTCAGTTCCATCCCGAAAGCCTGCTCACTCCCGAAGGATTGAAGATCATCGGGAATTGGGTCAATTCCTGATAATCCGTTCCACCTGCGTTCCTTTCTCTGTTTGAATACGCAGAAGGTAGATACCTCTACTAAGCTGGCTCAGATCAACCTTAGAGATTCCGCTTCCTGTTTGTTTGAGTAGCAATCTTCCTTGCGCGTCTATTATCTCCACAGAATTGATGGTATTTCTCGGACTTGAGTTTGAAAGGAATACTTCACCCGTGGTCGGGTTCGGAAACACCGTAATGGAACCTGTACTTAATTCGTTGATTCCAGTAAAATCTCGAATCTCGCTTTGAACTGTTCCAGTCGATTGAGCATAAGGTAGTTCAAGGTAAATATCAGCTCGATTTTCGATGATAGTTCCTACAGGATTCCCAGGTGTCTGGTACATTCTAAATGTCACGTATAGCTGACTACCTACAAAATCTGAATCTTGAGCTGGCAGATTGATGTCAAAGAAATTAAAGGTGAGTGCACCATCGTTGTAATTCATGTTGAAATCATGACTTGAGATGATGGGTTCGAAATATGTATGGTTCAGGAACGGGGAAATGGTATCAACAATCGTCAAATTTTCAATTGAAGCCATTCCGCTATTCATGTATCGGATTCTATATACCAGCTCATCGTCTGCTCCGATGTACTGATGAAGAACCCACTTGTTTGTTTCAGAAATGGATTGAACGCGCTTATCCAGGGTTGGAATCTGTAACGTTACGCTTTCGCATACCTGAAATGAATTGTTCTCCGTTTGCGCTTCACCATTTAATATTTCAGCCTGCGTAGTAAAGCAAGTGATATTTCCTTGCAAACTTGAATCGCACGCAACGGTTCCAAGTAGACGATAAGTTAAGCATGCAAACGGTGGAACCGTATCAATGGTCATGGTGAGTTGGCTGTCATTGATCAAAGAAAAACCACTCAAGGAATCGAGGTTGTATTCCATCAACGGATTCGAGATATTGACCGTGATATCTAATCCAAAAACGGCCGAAGCTCCATTATTACAAACTTGAATGGTCTGAATACTAGGTTGGCATGGAGTCAGTCCGGTTGAACCAATGCTGATGCTTATGTCTGTTGTTGATGTGGTTTCATTACCAAATAATACCTCTGCAGATGGTATGTTCGGACTTAGTGCGAATGGAATGTAACTGCCAGTGCAGGTGTAATTTAAGAATCCTGGATTGAGCAGACTTTGCGTGATAAAGTATTCTCCTGAATCTAATAGCAAGGCGTATTCCCCGTTAAAATTTGTCCATACGTCAATGTCATTTGGCAACACATTCAATCGCACGTTCGGAATGGTCGGTTCATTTGCTTCGTAATCGCAATTGCCATTAAGGTCTTCATACACATTTCCGTGCAACACAAATTGTGCTGGTTGGGCTACGGAAGGACAGCTACAGATTGGAGTAAAGCGATAGGCGTCATCATAAGCTTCCCATTGCTCAGGGAAATTCCTTCCGGGCACTATGAATGCTTCTGTTCCGTCTTGGTTTACAATGCCCTCAACAGCAGCTCCGCCATTCCATGTAGCGCAAATGGCTTTTTCCTTTATGTTGATATCAATGACGTTGGTCGATTCGTGTAACACAATTTGATTCGAGAATTGGAGTGAAGCGCACGAAAACATCGCCACCTCATAATAGCTGATCACGAATGTTCTGAATGGCGCGTTGCCGTATGTATTGTAGAATATGCCAGCTGCCCCTGCGCCAGGGTTAATATCCTGCCAAGGTGCTAAAATGGCGAAGGTTGGGCTGCTTGAGTATGGCATAGTATCATTAATTGACCAAGGTGAACCTTGGCCAGCTACTGAATCATTGAACGTGATGTAGCCGTTGGATGATACAACCAATCGATTGACCGTGTCTCCAAAAAAACAGAACGAGAAACCGATTTCAATCACCTCCGAGTACATATCGTCATTTGTGAGTTCGATATCTATTCCCTGATCATAAGGATAGGGGGAATATGGTATTGGGCTCAGCTGATAGCATTGAGCAAATGCTAGTTGCGGTAAGAAAAGGCTCAGAAGTAAGATAATGCGATTCATTTCAGCGTATTTGTTGTTAAATATAAAACTTCCAACGTTAGAAGGCAAGGTTTTACATAGATGCGTTTGCCGCCTAATAGGTTACACAGCTTGCTTACACCTAAAGGATTGAAGATCATCGGGAATTGGGTGAACAGTTAGTCGATAGTCCACTGTCCACAGTCGACCGTCCGTCCACAGTCAATGGTCAACCGACTATGGTCTATGGACCATCGACTATGGACCATCGACTCAGCATGACAGACAAAAAAAAGGGTCGGGGCGCAACAGGATAAGGCCCCAACCCTCAGCGCAAGGCGCCTAAGGCGCGCTGCGTTTACCATAGCGCATTAGCGTGCAATGCTTTGCGCTTCGCCACTGTAAGGACCCATGCCGGCACTGTTCTGTGCCGCCACCCGAAAGCGGTAATTCTTTCCGGAAGTGAGGCCTGTTACCTCATACTTGCGTGTTCCTTGAATGGTAAGTACTTCCCAGGTGCCGCCAGCCTCTGCCGTAGGTTCTGTGCCGGTGCTGTTGTCTGCTGGCTTATTGTCAGCATCCATCCACATTTCCAGAACGTACGTTTTCTTGTGCGTAACGGCATCCCAAGTAAGTGCAACAGTACCAGGGTTTCCCCCTGGTGCGGCCCTCAAATTCTGCACTGCCAACGGAAGTTCCCATGGTTCGGGATCCTTCTGCACATCCATGCCCGATTTTACGATCAGTTCTGGAATTCCTTTGCTCGTCAGCTGCACGTAGTCTACCAATCTGTTCATCAGCAGGGTAAGCTCGTCATAGCGCGCATTGCGTTCTATGGTACGGTCTGTCCCACCTTTGATGGTCAACGATTCGGCAAGTGCAAGCGCCTCTGTCTTCAGTTGGATCTCTTCCAACGGAGGATCTGGAGTAGCATACACATCCGCATTCTTGGCCATGGTAACCCTTACGGCAATAGCTTTGATGATCGCCTGCGGAATGGTCAATGAAGCCCATCCCAATTTGACTCTAGCCATTTGATCAGGATTTAGGTTAAACAATTGCAGCCGATCCCTAGCTGCCTATCTACCCTGTTGCCAACCGGTGAGACCTTACCATACCGGTGTTCGGTTCTTAAACGCAGCGTGTTTTGGATTTATTATTCTGATGACGATTTTTTTTCTGCGCTCTTGAAAAAATAGCTTTTCCGATTCCGAGCAAACGATCTTAGGAAGAGACCGCCATAGCTTAGGAAACCTCTGCCCAAGCTATGCCGAAGGCTGCCATAGCTTAGGAAGAGACCGCCATAGCTTAGGAAACCATTGCCCAAGCTATGCCGATGGCTGCCATAGCTTAGGAAGAGACCGCCATAGCTTAGGAAACCTCTGCCCAAGCTATGCCGATGGCTGCCATAGCTTAGAAAGACATGGAACAAGCTTAGGAAATGATGAAAAGGACGATTTTCCATGGCTCTGTTCAGCAAACTGTGCTCAACCATGGTCTATTACTCCCTGGCATGGCCATTAACCCTCATTTTGTGCGGGTAGGGGTGAGGGTGTTGTGGATGTGAGGGGGAATGGGTAGTATTGAGGGAGTAAACGCAACAGAGATGAATTGATGGGCTTGTAGCGGAGAGGGGAAAGAGTATTATAGAAAGTTATGTGTGAAAAAGTACGAGGTTAGTTATTACAATAGTTTCGTTGTCTGATGAAAAATGTCACAGTATTATTGATTGTTGGAGTCTCGCTGATTACTATCTGTGTAAGCTTTTTTGTAATACCGTATTACGTATCTCAAACTAGCTCATACTGGTATTATGACAATAGCACAGGTGTTATCGGAGATACAATAGGTGGTATCGTTGGCCCCGTAGTTGGGTTTATTGGAGTTGTTCTCACGTTTTTAGCATTTTACGTGCAATACGATGCAAATAAAGTACAGAGAACCGCGCTTTACATGGAGCAATTTGAAAGCAAGTTCTTTGAACTACTTCGGTTACATCGTGAAAATCTAAAAACACTGGAAGCTAACGGTCAACATGGGATCAAGTTTTTTGAAAAATTATCTAATGACCTTAATATCTCACTGGACAAAGCAAAAACTAAAAGTTCAGGTAAATTCACAGATGATGAACTAATAATTATTGTCTTTTACGTATTCTATTATGGAAGTGAGACTTCAACACGATCCGCGATTAGGAATAAACTGTTCAAGGCGGACACTCATCCTAATGATCCTGTGCTAAGATCTATCTATGCTGAACTTACCAGCCAGCTCGATAAGGATGGCAACTTCAAGTTCCAAGGCCAGTTCAGTGTGCTATTGGATAATTATTTCAATATGCTTTTCTTATTGTTGAAATTTTGTCATCGGCATGTGAACCAAACAGATGCAACTGATATTCAATTACCTAATAAAGATTTTTACGTTGATACGATCGTAGCTCAGTTTAGTGTATTTGAAGCTACAATTCTGTTTTTTTATTTACAATCTGGATTTGATCAAAGAGTACTAACACCTATAAATCTAGTTAACGAATTCGGTCTATTAGATAAATTATTCTTGCAAGGGATAAAAGGCGTAAATGCCAAGGACTTGTTCACTAAACTTAAAGCATGAAAAATCATTTTGCAGTTGAACCACTAGAAATAGTTGAAATTTTGAAAGATGTTGAATCTGGCGCAATACAGCTGCCAAGATTTCAACGGGGATATAATTGGTCAACGGGAGCCGTACTTAAATTATTGGAGTCAATTCATAAACGGCATCCATCGGGTTCTTTGTTGTTTTTGGAGACTACCAAGCCTAAAACAATAGTTGGTTATGAACCAATAAGAACTGTTGATAACGAAAAATTATCATATCCAGAATATCTAATACTCGATGGGCAACAGCGAATCACATCATGTCATGCAGTTTTTTATAATAAGGGTAGCTATTCCTATTACATTAGTTTGTCGGATATCTATAGGATATTTAAAGATAAAGATGATTTGACTTTAGACGATTATGATGAACTGGATTTGATTGAAGATGAGAATCATAGAATAATCGTAGCGAAGAAACATTCTGAACATCCGGATGAATTTCTATTTAAGTCTGACCTACTTCCTCTTAGTTTTTTACGCGACCCATCTATTTATCGCAAGAAAATCTTTTCATATAAGCAGAATCTCAGGGAATCAGATGGCGTGGATAAGGCATATGTAGACTTCTTGGATTTACACTTGGATAACTTTGTTGATCCTTTTTTTCAATACAAGTTTCCAGTTATCAAGTTATACAAAGACCTAAGTATTGAAGGTGTTTGTAAGATATTTCAAACAATCAATAGTACGGGGTTAAAGCTGACCGCTTTTGATATTTGTGTTGCTTCGTTCATGCCGTTTGATATCGACCTCAAGCTTAAAACTGATAAGGTTATAGATGAAAAAGACCGATTATCCGTTCTCATTGATTCGGAGCGAACTATTATTCTTCAGACGATTGCGTTGCTAGCAGGTGTATCACCTAAAAAGAACGGGTTGCCAAAGAATTTAGAAGCAGATCACATAAGAGATGAATGGGAGGGTGCCATTGAGGGCCTTAATCTAGCAGTTGAATTATTAGATGAATTTGGAGTTGGGTTATCATACAGTACTAAGATTGTACCTTATAAACCAATGATTCCAGTACTGGCAGCCGCACTTGCAAAAAAGCAGTTTAAAGATAAGTTGGATGCTGAGCAAGGGATTATGATTCATAAATGTCGGCAATGGTTTTTCAAAGCATGCCTTGAAAATCGCTACACCGAAGGTACCGATAATAAAATGCAACTCGATTTTACCATGTTGAAGAGATGGTTTGATTCGGGTTCAACACCAGTAGAGATGAGTAATCCTATTCATCTCAACATAAATCAAGCAAGTTTTGCAAATAAGAATGGAGCTTTTGGTAAAGCAATTTTAGTTGCGTTAAACTCGGTGGACTTGAAGGATTTTTTGACCCTTTCAGATGTTGGTTATTCTGATAACTCAACACTTATGTCACATGTCCATCACATTTTCCCCAAATCCAAGTACGGTTCGAACAAACTTGTCGATAGCGTCTTTAACTTTACTTTTCTCGAAAACGCCACGAATATTTCCATTAAGAACTCAAGTCCTTCTGATTATTTGACGTCCTTAAGAGTGAATCAAAATCTGTCCGAACAGGACTTAAAAGAACGCTTAGGGAAACACTTCATTGATGAAAGCTGCTATACTAGCTTGATGAACGATGATATCAATACATTCATCACTCATCGAATACTTCGATTTGCTAAATATTTTCAGGATGAAATCGGGCTGGATGTGCAGGTGACAGGAAACAAGGTTAGCGATGATCAGATTGATTTAGATGGTGAATTTGAATTAGAAGAATCTGTGTAGCGACATAATTCGATTCCCCCGCTCGCGCAAGTCTTCCGCAGGACGACTTGTGTGGAACTAAGTACGATCAGTCTCTGACTGATCTTCTTTATTCAGCTCCGTTGAACCAAGGTTTCACATTCCGATAGCAAAACCTCGGAGGTCTATACCGCAAGCCATAGCCACAGCATAAGCCCGCGTAACACACACACACACACACGCTATGGCATGAATGAAAGCCCTATTTTCATAGCAGTAAAACGTTGCATTTACACTAAATGGATGCGATTTTCGTTCTACGGATAGAAGATCAAGTACTCATTAAACGGTGAATTCATGTTAGTTCCGGCCATGAATCTGGAGGAGATTCGCAAAGAGATAGCCAAGGATTTTGAGATCGTGGAACGTAAATCGCGCTACGTGGAAAAAGACCTCAAACGACTGCACGCACCGCTGCGCGACAAGCGCATCATCAAGGTCTACGATTATCATTCAAAATTCAAGAACAACTGGATATTCAAATGGGATGTGGATAAGAAGGTCTCGATTCCCGTTTACCTGATCTGGTACATTGGCCACCGTGGACTTACGGCCATTCAAACCTTCCCTCGTACCGATTGTCTGTTCTATTATACCTCCCATTATTTTAAACGCTA contains:
- a CDS encoding PDZ domain-containing protein — translated: MEGKIAYKLIYAEPHRHFVDVELTVSELNQEKVQLQLPAWRPGRYELGNFAKNVQRFAAFNASGQELKFRKLTKDLWEVNCSGQTSIRVEYNYFASELNAGSTYVDQKQLYVNPVNCCMYVPEWIGLPATLQLEIPENWTVASGMTAIGKNHYQLKDFHELADSPFIASAGLQHNTYQAGETLFHIWFQGEFKTEWERILDDFKKFTSVQVEAMGDFPVKEYHFLFQIRTYKTYHGVEHSNSTVVALGPSYDILKPVLYDEFLGISSHELFHTWNVKALRPIEMLPYDYTKENYTRLGYVAEGVTTYAGDLFLYQSGCFSDFDFFKNIHTLFQRHFHNYGRFNLSVADSGFDTWLDGYQKGIPDRKTSIYNEGALLALMLDISLLRDTNNQKCLMTAMRLLYERFGKTGIGYTEKDYQNAIEEVGGRSYEDFFKNYYYGTCDLEADLNELLHYVGLEIRETRSRLYFENRFGFKVEYIRERSARITEIAPNSIADRAGLKLGDEIVSMNGIRILGNLKEWCKYFQEETVTLTVNADDDTHKIQLTPTDERYYRTRWPHKVHDASDAQKANFSAWTKRSF
- a CDS encoding Rid family detoxifying hydrolase — protein: MKKIIHTEKAPAAIGPYSQAILVNGFLYTAGQVALIPETGDLDMANIDVETTRVMQNLKAILSEAGMDFGHVVKTSIFLSSMDLFASVNAIYGSYFPEGSFLPARETVAVAGLPKGVNVEISVVAFKG
- a CDS encoding aminodeoxychorismate/anthranilate synthase component II, which codes for MKLLLLDNYDSFTFNLLHYVEQFCDDVTVKRNNELTLDEVEAFDAIILSPGPGLPKDAGIMPELIKRYASSKKILGVCLGHQAIGEAFGASLKNLNQVHHGISIPTNIIAKEDSLFTAIPTKIETGRYHSWVIDQSTIPSELTVTATDDNGEVMAIRHKLFNVCGVQFHPESLLTPEGLKIIGNWVNS
- a CDS encoding T9SS type A sorting domain-containing protein, which gives rise to MNRIILLLSLFLPQLAFAQCYQLSPIPYSPYPYDQGIDIELTNDDMYSEVIEIGFSFCFFGDTVNRLVVSSNGYITFNDSVAGQGSPWSINDTMPYSSSPTFAILAPWQDINPGAGAAGIFYNTYGNAPFRTFVISYYEVAMFSCASLQFSNQIVLHESTNVIDINIKEKAICATWNGGAAVEGIVNQDGTEAFIVPGRNFPEQWEAYDDAYRFTPICSCPSVAQPAQFVLHGNVYEDLNGNCDYEANEPTIPNVRLNVLPNDIDVWTNFNGEYALLLDSGEYFITQSLLNPGFLNYTCTGSYIPFALSPNIPSAEVLFGNETTSTTDISISIGSTGLTPCQPSIQTIQVCNNGASAVFGLDITVNISNPLMEYNLDSLSGFSLINDSQLTMTIDTVPPFACLTYRLLGTVACDSSLQGNITCFTTQAEILNGEAQTENNSFQVCESVTLQIPTLDKRVQSISETNKWVLHQYIGADDELVYRIRYMNSGMASIENLTIVDTISPFLNHTYFEPIISSHDFNMNYNDGALTFNFFDINLPAQDSDFVGSQLYVTFRMYQTPGNPVGTIIENRADIYLELPYAQSTGTVQSEIRDFTGINELSTGSITVFPNPTTGEVFLSNSSPRNTINSVEIIDAQGRLLLKQTGSGISKVDLSQLSRGIYLLRIQTEKGTQVERIIRN
- a CDS encoding fibronectin type III domain-containing protein is translated as MARVKLGWASLTIPQAIIKAIAVRVTMAKNADVYATPDPPLEEIQLKTEALALAESLTIKGGTDRTIERNARYDELTLLMNRLVDYVQLTSKGIPELIVKSGMDVQKDPEPWELPLAVQNLRAAPGGNPGTVALTWDAVTHKKTYVLEMWMDADNKPADNSTGTEPTAEAGGTWEVLTIQGTRKYEVTGLTSGKNYRFRVAAQNSAGMGPYSGEAQSIAR
- a CDS encoding putative phage abortive infection protein, with protein sequence MKNVTVLLIVGVSLITICVSFFVIPYYVSQTSSYWYYDNSTGVIGDTIGGIVGPVVGFIGVVLTFLAFYVQYDANKVQRTALYMEQFESKFFELLRLHRENLKTLEANGQHGIKFFEKLSNDLNISLDKAKTKSSGKFTDDELIIIVFYVFYYGSETSTRSAIRNKLFKADTHPNDPVLRSIYAELTSQLDKDGNFKFQGQFSVLLDNYFNMLFLLLKFCHRHVNQTDATDIQLPNKDFYVDTIVAQFSVFEATILFFYLQSGFDQRVLTPINLVNEFGLLDKLFLQGIKGVNAKDLFTKLKA
- a CDS encoding DUF262 domain-containing protein, which translates into the protein MKNHFAVEPLEIVEILKDVESGAIQLPRFQRGYNWSTGAVLKLLESIHKRHPSGSLLFLETTKPKTIVGYEPIRTVDNEKLSYPEYLILDGQQRITSCHAVFYNKGSYSYYISLSDIYRIFKDKDDLTLDDYDELDLIEDENHRIIVAKKHSEHPDEFLFKSDLLPLSFLRDPSIYRKKIFSYKQNLRESDGVDKAYVDFLDLHLDNFVDPFFQYKFPVIKLYKDLSIEGVCKIFQTINSTGLKLTAFDICVASFMPFDIDLKLKTDKVIDEKDRLSVLIDSERTIILQTIALLAGVSPKKNGLPKNLEADHIRDEWEGAIEGLNLAVELLDEFGVGLSYSTKIVPYKPMIPVLAAALAKKQFKDKLDAEQGIMIHKCRQWFFKACLENRYTEGTDNKMQLDFTMLKRWFDSGSTPVEMSNPIHLNINQASFANKNGAFGKAILVALNSVDLKDFLTLSDVGYSDNSTLMSHVHHIFPKSKYGSNKLVDSVFNFTFLENATNISIKNSSPSDYLTSLRVNQNLSEQDLKERLGKHFIDESCYTSLMNDDINTFITHRILRFAKYFQDEIGLDVQVTGNKVSDDQIDLDGEFELEESV